Proteins encoded within one genomic window of Bradyrhizobium sp. 186:
- a CDS encoding response regulator transcription factor, whose translation MNVRSHDGASLGDLNFQVGSQAHRTSKIVADSAFQEVRPVGRERLMVVEDDPVTRTMLVGYFSENNFDVVGAGSCAECRQALRARTDLVFLDVQLPDGDGFELAKEIQATSNAGIIFVTRRDTDVDRILGLEIAGDHYVTKPINLRDLLARARSVLRRRSLDRKVARHHNSIAFGDWIIDLTRRELLGSDGKPVALTRAEFDLLAALVGADGRPLSRDYLIEVVSNRQAEVDIRTVDALVARLRRKLVGSGSPVIATVTGVGYKLALSERL comes from the coding sequence GTGAATGTTCGTTCACATGACGGCGCATCGCTCGGCGACCTGAATTTCCAGGTCGGATCACAAGCACACAGGACATCCAAGATCGTGGCTGATTCCGCATTTCAGGAAGTGCGTCCCGTCGGCCGCGAGCGGCTGATGGTCGTCGAAGACGATCCGGTGACGCGGACGATGCTGGTCGGCTATTTCAGCGAGAACAATTTCGACGTGGTTGGCGCCGGCTCCTGCGCGGAGTGCCGCCAGGCGCTGCGCGCACGCACCGATCTCGTCTTCCTCGACGTGCAATTGCCCGACGGCGACGGTTTCGAGCTCGCCAAGGAAATCCAGGCGACCAGCAACGCGGGCATCATCTTCGTGACCCGCCGCGACACCGACGTCGATCGCATCCTCGGCCTCGAGATCGCCGGCGACCACTATGTCACCAAGCCGATCAATCTGCGCGACCTGCTCGCGCGTGCGCGCAGCGTATTGCGGCGGCGCTCGCTCGACCGCAAGGTGGCACGCCACCACAATTCAATCGCCTTCGGCGACTGGATCATCGACCTGACGCGGCGCGAATTGCTCGGCAGCGACGGCAAGCCCGTGGCATTGACGCGCGCCGAGTTCGATCTGCTCGCCGCCCTCGTCGGCGCCGACGGCCGTCCGCTCAGCCGCGACTATCTGATCGAGGTCGTCAGCAACCGTCAGGCCGAGGTCGACATCCGCACCGTCGATGCGCTGGTGGCGCGGCTGCGCCGCAAGCTGGTCGGCAGCGGTTCGCCGGTGATCGCGACCGTCACCGGCGTCGGCTACAAGCTCGCACTCAGCGAGCGGCTTTAG
- a CDS encoding acyltransferase, with product MQGQARLAAGRTDSGATTPFGRSHTLDFLRGLAIAGVMAIHVSQSFPSGIRAIDFSFMCGWVGVNVFYFVSAMTMCLMWTQRATETNPTRKFYIRRFLRIAPLFWLAIPFYLLVKGTGPSYDAPNGIGPLQVFLTATFLHGFWPDSINSVVPGDWSIAAEMTFYLIFPFVIISFGSRRNLYLALAMVLHLINVCIFKPWAYEAFLGYYGPGNEVFVWGTLHLSFLNQLPVFLTGCALFFSLRDGFTKSDSAMFAGFIALSFVTNRVTGAHEFNYLMINLVIGALVVGCIRFSAHWRPLEALGRNSYSMYLSHFAVIWGLRTIWPLADGLNSLLLAYALTAALSYLVSLASWHLIERRAQDLAHRLSSSATKTAARTDAVTAASVVLNGRSAGA from the coding sequence ATGCAGGGGCAGGCCCGGTTGGCTGCCGGTCGAACCGATAGCGGCGCAACCACGCCCTTCGGCCGTTCGCACACCCTCGATTTCCTGCGCGGTCTTGCCATCGCCGGCGTGATGGCGATCCACGTCTCGCAGTCGTTTCCGTCGGGCATCCGGGCGATCGATTTCAGCTTCATGTGCGGCTGGGTCGGCGTCAACGTGTTCTACTTCGTCAGCGCAATGACGATGTGCCTGATGTGGACGCAGCGCGCGACGGAAACGAACCCGACGCGCAAATTCTACATCCGGCGGTTCCTGCGCATTGCGCCGCTGTTCTGGCTCGCGATCCCGTTCTACCTGCTCGTCAAGGGCACCGGCCCGAGCTACGACGCGCCCAACGGAATCGGGCCCTTGCAGGTGTTCCTGACCGCCACGTTCCTGCACGGCTTCTGGCCGGACAGCATCAACAGCGTCGTGCCGGGCGACTGGTCGATCGCCGCGGAGATGACGTTTTATCTCATCTTCCCATTCGTGATCATATCCTTCGGATCGCGCCGGAACCTCTATCTCGCGCTCGCGATGGTCCTGCATCTCATCAATGTCTGCATCTTCAAGCCGTGGGCTTACGAGGCCTTCCTGGGCTATTACGGGCCCGGCAACGAAGTGTTCGTCTGGGGCACTCTTCATCTGAGCTTCCTGAATCAGCTCCCGGTCTTCCTGACCGGCTGCGCGTTGTTCTTTTCGCTCCGCGACGGCTTCACGAAATCCGATTCCGCGATGTTCGCGGGCTTCATCGCGCTCTCCTTCGTCACCAACCGGGTGACCGGAGCGCACGAGTTCAACTATCTCATGATCAACCTCGTGATCGGCGCCCTCGTCGTCGGCTGCATCCGCTTCTCGGCCCACTGGCGGCCGCTCGAGGCGCTGGGCCGCAACTCGTACTCCATGTATCTCTCGCATTTCGCCGTGATCTGGGGCTTGCGCACGATTTGGCCGCTGGCGGATGGGCTGAACTCGCTGCTGCTGGCCTATGCGCTGACCGCGGCTCTCAGCTATCTCGTATCACTTGCGTCCTGGCACCTCATCGAGCGGCGCGCACAGGATCTCGCGCACCGCCTGTCCTCTTCAGCGACCAAGACCGCGGCGCGCACAGACGCCGTGACCGCGGCAAGTGTCGTCCTGAACGGCCGCAGCGCCGGCGCTTGA
- a CDS encoding aldose 1-epimerase family protein produces MTDDTHTIRSGRLTATIKAQGAELCSLKHDAGLEFIWQTGPAWPRHAPLLFPIVGRLANDELRHRGKTYRLTQHGFARDNRFVWAERGESRCALMLGESEATRALYPFTFRVTATYTLDDAGLDLALTIANTGGETLPASLGGHPAFNWPLQPELPKESYALTFANAESFPVRRLDGGLLRAATEQSPVRGTVLPLSESLFTDDAIIFDRINSSSVRYAAGHSAPTGPWLKMSWRGFRELGIWSKPSGAPFLCIEPWRGYASPAGFDGEFSDKPGLMHIAPGAEEQLSYRIEVGSS; encoded by the coding sequence ATGACCGACGACACGCACACGATCCGCAGCGGCCGCCTCACCGCGACCATCAAGGCGCAAGGCGCCGAGCTGTGCTCGCTCAAGCATGATGCCGGCCTCGAATTCATCTGGCAGACGGGGCCGGCCTGGCCACGCCATGCGCCGCTGTTGTTTCCGATCGTGGGGCGCCTCGCCAACGACGAGCTGCGGCACCGCGGCAAGACGTACCGGCTGACCCAGCACGGCTTTGCGCGCGACAACCGCTTTGTGTGGGCGGAGCGCGGCGAAAGCCGCTGCGCGCTGATGCTAGGCGAGAGTGAGGCGACGCGCGCGCTCTATCCGTTCACGTTCCGGGTGACCGCAACCTATACGCTCGATGACGCCGGTCTCGACCTGGCGCTCACGATCGCCAACACCGGCGGGGAGACCTTGCCGGCGTCGCTCGGCGGTCACCCTGCCTTCAACTGGCCGCTCCAGCCGGAACTGCCGAAGGAAAGCTACGCGCTGACCTTCGCGAATGCGGAGTCATTTCCCGTTCGCCGTCTCGACGGCGGGTTGCTGCGCGCGGCAACGGAGCAGAGTCCGGTCAGGGGCACGGTGCTGCCCTTGTCCGAGTCCCTGTTCACCGATGACGCCATCATCTTCGACCGCATCAACAGCAGCTCGGTTCGGTACGCGGCCGGGCACAGCGCACCCACCGGGCCTTGGCTCAAAATGTCATGGCGCGGCTTTCGCGAACTCGGTATCTGGTCAAAGCCGTCGGGCGCGCCGTTCCTCTGCATCGAGCCCTGGCGTGGTTATGCAAGCCCCGCCGGCTTCGATGGCGAGTTCAGCGACAAGCCGGGCCTGATGCACATCGCGCCCGGTGCGGAAGAGCAATTGTCTTACCGGATCGAGGTCGGATCGTCCTGA
- a CDS encoding mannose-1-phosphate guanylyltransferase/mannose-6-phosphate isomerase codes for MSQKIIPLIMCGGAGTRLWPASREVRPKQFLPLFGTRSTFQDTLLRVSDSALFDRPIVITNASYRFMVLEQLAEIGIEADVILEPMRRDSGPAIAAGAVFAQNRAADAIVLALAADHVVQDNAAFVAACREGLTAASAGRIVTFGVKPERPATEYGYISPGEVITGEVHAVARFVEKPDAVKAADYVNSGYLWNSGNFMFPAALLLDEYRRVDAASVEAISDAVANAGRDLGFVTLEPQAFGSAKAISIDYAVMEKTSRAAVVPVACGWSDVGSWLAVWELSEKDAQGNAAHGAAVFEDSRNCNVTTDSALVALEGVDDLVVVATADAVLVSRQKDANGLKRLVTKLKAVAPKVTEEHLKVHRPWGSYQSVDNGERHQVKRIVVKPGGRLSLQKHHHRAEHWIVVRGAARVTVNETVKTVHENESIYIPMGAVHRMENPGKIMLELIEVQTGSYLGEDDIIRIEDDYQRS; via the coding sequence GTGTCTCAAAAGATAATCCCCCTGATCATGTGCGGCGGTGCCGGCACACGGCTGTGGCCGGCCTCGCGCGAGGTGCGGCCCAAGCAATTCCTGCCGCTGTTCGGCACCCGCTCGACCTTCCAGGACACGCTGCTGCGCGTCTCGGATAGCGCGCTGTTCGATCGTCCGATCGTCATCACCAATGCATCCTACCGTTTCATGGTGCTGGAGCAGCTGGCCGAGATCGGCATCGAGGCCGACGTGATCCTCGAACCGATGCGGCGCGACTCCGGGCCCGCGATCGCTGCGGGCGCGGTGTTCGCGCAGAACCGCGCCGCCGACGCGATCGTGCTCGCGCTCGCCGCCGACCATGTGGTGCAGGACAATGCCGCCTTCGTCGCCGCCTGCCGCGAAGGCCTCACGGCCGCGAGTGCCGGGCGCATCGTCACCTTCGGCGTCAAGCCGGAGCGGCCGGCAACCGAATACGGCTATATCAGCCCGGGCGAGGTGATCACCGGCGAGGTGCATGCGGTCGCGCGCTTCGTCGAGAAGCCTGACGCCGTGAAGGCTGCCGACTACGTCAACTCCGGCTATCTCTGGAACAGCGGCAACTTCATGTTCCCGGCCGCATTGCTGCTCGACGAATACCGCAGGGTCGACGCTGCGAGCGTGGAGGCGATCTCCGATGCGGTCGCCAATGCCGGCCGCGATCTCGGCTTCGTGACGCTGGAGCCGCAGGCGTTCGGCTCGGCCAAGGCGATTTCGATCGACTATGCGGTGATGGAGAAGACATCGCGCGCCGCGGTGGTGCCGGTGGCTTGCGGCTGGTCCGATGTCGGCTCCTGGCTTGCAGTGTGGGAGCTGTCGGAGAAGGACGCGCAAGGCAACGCCGCACACGGCGCCGCGGTGTTCGAAGATTCGCGCAACTGCAACGTCACCACCGATTCCGCGCTGGTCGCGCTCGAAGGCGTCGACGATCTCGTCGTGGTCGCGACCGCCGATGCGGTGCTGGTCTCGCGCCAGAAGGATGCCAACGGCCTGAAGCGCCTCGTAACCAAGCTCAAGGCGGTTGCCCCGAAAGTCACCGAGGAGCATCTCAAGGTGCATCGGCCCTGGGGCAGTTACCAATCGGTCGACAATGGCGAGCGTCATCAGGTCAAGCGCATCGTGGTCAAGCCCGGCGGGCGACTGTCGCTCCAGAAGCACCATCATCGGGCCGAGCACTGGATCGTGGTCCGCGGCGCTGCCCGGGTCACCGTCAACGAGACCGTGAAGACGGTGCACGAGAACGAGTCGATCTACATCCCGATGGGCGCGGTGCACCGGATGGAGAACCCCGGCAAGATCATGCTGGAGCTGATCGAGGTCCAGACCGGCAGCTATCTCGGGGAAGACGACATCATCCGGATTGAAGACGACTATCAGCGCTCCTGA
- a CDS encoding NAD-dependent epimerase/dehydratase family protein, with the protein MTTLRPVIVTGAAGFIGMHVCERLLARGEQVVGIDSFTPYYDPALKRARLETLKHRPGFSFSEIDLADFAAVARVFDEVSPDRVVHLAAQPGVRASIDDPITSIRANCDGFVTVLEAGRRHGVAHLVYASSSSVYGANRTLPYSTEHSVNHPVSLYAASKQANELMAHAFAHVHGLPVTGLRFFTVYGPWGRPDMAAYLFTRAIFANEPINIFNNGNMWRDFTYVDDIVEGVIRTLDRPAAPNPEWDAERPECSTSYAPYRVYNIGNNRSVNLIEFVETLEQIIGKPAIRKLLPMQAGEVLETRADILALQRDVGFAPSMPLADGLGRFVEWYRRYHHV; encoded by the coding sequence ATGACAACTTTACGGCCAGTGATCGTTACCGGTGCCGCCGGCTTTATCGGAATGCACGTTTGTGAACGGCTGTTGGCGCGTGGCGAACAGGTCGTCGGTATCGACTCATTCACGCCATATTACGATCCGGCCTTGAAACGTGCGCGGCTCGAAACGCTGAAGCACCGTCCTGGCTTCAGCTTCTCCGAGATCGACCTCGCAGACTTTGCCGCGGTGGCGCGCGTTTTCGACGAGGTCTCGCCCGATCGCGTTGTTCACCTTGCGGCTCAACCGGGGGTGCGTGCGTCGATCGACGATCCCATCACCAGCATCCGCGCCAATTGTGACGGCTTTGTCACTGTGCTCGAAGCCGGGCGGCGCCACGGTGTGGCGCATCTTGTCTACGCCTCGTCGAGTTCGGTGTATGGCGCCAACCGCACCTTGCCGTACTCGACCGAGCACTCGGTGAACCATCCGGTCAGCCTTTATGCGGCGAGCAAGCAGGCCAACGAGCTCATGGCCCATGCGTTTGCCCATGTTCATGGGCTTCCGGTGACCGGTCTTCGTTTCTTCACCGTCTACGGACCATGGGGCCGCCCGGACATGGCCGCCTATCTGTTCACGCGCGCGATCTTCGCGAATGAGCCGATCAATATTTTCAATAATGGCAATATGTGGCGCGACTTCACCTATGTCGACGACATCGTCGAAGGGGTGATCCGCACGCTCGACCGGCCTGCGGCGCCGAATCCCGAATGGGACGCCGAGCGGCCCGAGTGCTCGACGAGTTACGCGCCATATCGCGTCTACAACATCGGCAACAACAGGTCGGTCAATCTGATCGAATTCGTCGAGACGCTGGAGCAGATCATCGGCAAGCCGGCGATCCGCAAGCTTCTGCCGATGCAGGCCGGTGAGGTCCTGGAGACGCGCGCCGACATTCTCGCCCTCCAGCGCGACGTCGGCTTCGCGCCATCGATGCCGCTCGCGGACGGTCTAGGCCGCTTCGTCGAATGGTATCGACGGTATCACCATGTATAA
- a CDS encoding acyltransferase, with protein MAESGAQKIGAVNGLRGLAIMMVIVFHLFVPFTSSTPSFPGELDPNGLLAVIAKRGFLGVNIFFVLSGFVLYLPYRTKKKSINRLADFPDFYWHRAARLLPLYYIVVLVTVALHAKSPAGSHGWYMELGGLLSTLFIFAPHGFMPPSNPVLWSVGVEIWFSLLFPLLMLLIARWSLERLALLSVVVCSAFVVAGNLIAVDRIGIFRPFVGGIFGSCYQFIFGMLVCDLYVKSRDSASLRQFHSRGLLPGGLLMIAAIFLKDHGPWAVSILYTAIFCAGFSMVLLAVLCGAWSANRVFEAWAIQVVGCMCYSIYAWHSIIMVEMIPPDTSSLKDTLRLSLPYLAIVIALSALSYRYIEFGHRCDWRALFLLRNSKSNERAGEQASVRDHADAKAVSSS; from the coding sequence ATGGCAGAAAGCGGCGCACAGAAGATCGGGGCCGTCAACGGCCTTCGTGGACTCGCCATTATGATGGTGATCGTCTTTCATCTGTTTGTTCCGTTCACATCCAGTACGCCATCGTTTCCCGGCGAGCTCGATCCCAATGGTCTCCTTGCCGTTATCGCGAAGCGCGGCTTCTTGGGCGTAAATATCTTTTTTGTGCTCTCTGGATTCGTTCTGTACCTTCCCTATCGCACGAAAAAGAAATCTATCAATCGGCTGGCGGACTTCCCGGATTTCTATTGGCATCGCGCTGCCCGGTTGCTTCCGCTTTACTATATCGTCGTCCTCGTGACGGTTGCACTCCATGCCAAGTCTCCCGCTGGATCGCACGGCTGGTATATGGAGCTTGGCGGACTCCTATCGACACTTTTCATTTTTGCGCCGCACGGGTTTATGCCCCCGTCCAATCCCGTGTTGTGGTCCGTCGGTGTTGAAATCTGGTTTAGCCTTTTGTTTCCGCTGCTGATGCTTCTGATCGCGCGGTGGAGCCTCGAAAGGCTGGCGCTGTTGAGCGTGGTCGTCTGCTCAGCCTTCGTGGTGGCCGGAAATCTTATCGCGGTCGATCGGATCGGTATATTTCGCCCGTTTGTGGGCGGCATCTTCGGGTCGTGCTACCAATTCATTTTCGGAATGTTGGTTTGCGATCTTTATGTCAAGTCCAGGGACAGCGCCTCGCTCAGGCAATTCCATTCGCGTGGGCTGCTGCCCGGGGGGCTGCTGATGATTGCCGCCATATTTCTCAAGGATCACGGCCCCTGGGCCGTGAGCATTCTCTATACGGCGATATTTTGCGCCGGGTTTTCCATGGTGTTGCTTGCGGTGCTGTGCGGGGCATGGTCGGCAAATCGTGTATTCGAAGCATGGGCAATTCAAGTCGTCGGATGCATGTGTTACAGCATCTATGCATGGCATTCGATCATCATGGTCGAAATGATCCCGCCGGATACTTCTTCGTTGAAAGACACGCTTCGATTGTCATTGCCGTATCTCGCAATAGTGATCGCGCTGAGCGCTTTGAGCTATCGCTATATTGAGTTTGGCCACCGGTGCGATTGGAGAGCTCTGTTCTTGTTGCGCAACTCCAAGTCTAACGAGCGCGCGGGCGAACAGGCGTCCGTTCGTGATCACGCCGACGCTAAGGCCGTTTCATCGTCCTGA
- a CDS encoding glycosyltransferase family 2 protein — translation MELLARAAARRSSARDTLQESTGTDQTAVTLSMPTPLRPKRPDPVVHRIDTRPLDIGADEIVAVGKFRNEMLRLPDFLRHHRRLGIERFLAIDDRSEDGTREFLLDQPDIHVFEVREPFAESSGGARWTSAVLDQFAPGRWVLMLDADELFVYPGYETFDVRRLCRYLESTGADCMTAEMVDMYPRWLGGPERYHAGESLVAFCPNFDSDTYVKRRRRGFPTNYLVGGARARLFYDEPMPPKIALYDALVQLLEPYGLARLLPVVNITRWQPPLLTKVPLARWLPGRRYIAAGHLMAPPGKPGDVTGVLLHFKFLHDFTEKVAIAVREGNYYLGSVEYQRYAERLAQNRSFELIYPKSRIYQSSDDLVSCGLMRLSPAYEAATRQP, via the coding sequence ATGGAACTGCTGGCGAGAGCAGCGGCACGCCGCAGTAGCGCACGGGACACACTGCAAGAGTCGACGGGCACAGACCAAACGGCTGTAACTCTCTCGATGCCAACACCATTGCGGCCGAAGCGGCCCGATCCGGTTGTTCACCGGATTGATACCCGGCCGCTCGATATCGGTGCCGATGAGATCGTGGCGGTCGGCAAATTCCGCAACGAGATGCTGCGACTACCCGATTTCCTGCGCCACCATCGTCGGCTAGGGATCGAACGTTTCCTCGCAATCGATGATCGTTCGGAAGATGGCACGCGAGAATTCCTGCTCGATCAGCCGGATATTCACGTGTTCGAGGTCCGCGAGCCGTTTGCAGAATCAAGTGGTGGCGCGCGTTGGACCAGCGCTGTGCTCGACCAATTCGCGCCGGGACGGTGGGTGCTGATGCTCGACGCCGACGAGCTCTTTGTCTATCCCGGCTACGAAACTTTTGACGTTCGACGGCTGTGCCGCTACCTGGAGAGCACCGGCGCGGATTGCATGACTGCGGAGATGGTCGATATGTATCCACGCTGGCTCGGCGGCCCGGAGCGCTATCATGCCGGTGAGAGCCTCGTCGCGTTCTGCCCCAACTTCGATTCAGATACCTATGTGAAGCGCCGTCGGCGCGGCTTTCCGACCAACTACCTGGTTGGTGGTGCGCGAGCGAGGCTGTTCTATGACGAGCCGATGCCGCCAAAGATTGCGCTTTACGACGCGCTCGTACAGTTGCTTGAGCCATACGGGCTGGCGCGGCTGCTGCCTGTAGTTAACATCACGCGCTGGCAACCACCGCTGCTGACTAAAGTGCCGCTCGCGCGCTGGTTGCCCGGCCGCCGCTATATCGCCGCCGGTCACCTGATGGCCCCACCCGGCAAGCCAGGCGACGTCACAGGGGTCCTGCTCCATTTCAAATTTCTCCACGACTTCACCGAGAAGGTCGCCATCGCGGTCCGCGAGGGGAATTACTACCTCGGATCGGTCGAGTATCAACGCTACGCGGAGCGGCTCGCACAGAATCGGTCATTCGAGCTCATCTATCCGAAAAGCCGGATCTACCAATCGTCGGACGATCTCGTCAGTTGCGGTCTGATGCGCCTCTCCCCGGCGTACGAGGCCGCGACGCGACAACCCTAA
- a CDS encoding DCC1-like thiol-disulfide oxidoreductase family protein, whose translation MFGSERTIELTHGDDEIWVVYDGECPLCSRYVLLYQLRERGQRVHLIDARSEHPIVGDIRARNLDLNEGMVVRWRGQHYYGAQAMHLLATLAGEATFFNRLNRLVFSRPRFARALYPALVRGRKLLLRLLGRKLIGEINVPEQRVPIGLSEENIKHNDGAR comes from the coding sequence ATGTTCGGAAGCGAACGGACTATCGAATTGACCCATGGCGATGACGAGATCTGGGTGGTCTACGACGGCGAATGCCCGCTATGCAGCCGCTATGTTCTGCTGTACCAGTTGCGGGAGCGTGGGCAGCGCGTTCACCTGATTGACGCGCGTTCGGAGCATCCAATCGTAGGCGATATTCGCGCGCGCAACCTCGATCTAAATGAGGGCATGGTGGTTCGCTGGCGTGGGCAGCATTACTATGGGGCCCAGGCAATGCATCTGCTGGCAACCCTTGCCGGTGAGGCGACTTTCTTCAACCGCCTTAATCGGCTCGTGTTCTCCCGGCCGCGCTTCGCAAGGGCACTTTATCCGGCGCTGGTGCGCGGAAGGAAGCTTCTCCTTCGGCTTCTCGGCCGCAAGCTGATCGGTGAGATCAATGTTCCAGAACAGCGGGTACCGATCGGTCTTTCCGAGGAAAACATCAAGCACAACGATGGAGCCCGGTGA
- a CDS encoding lipopolysaccharide biosynthesis protein, producing MDRDSKSRVATNILITGGSQAWKLCAGFLLTIVATRNLAASDFGLLAMSATTATFLGLFKDLGVGQAIVQRPDIAKGQLDALFWLSVLASAASALVLALSAYPIALLYNEPRLEQLTLAIAGLSFIAGLPAVPAALLARESRFKALAILDVIATTASVASGIIAVIILRDYWALYLSTLVLTLFSTVGIWACSGYRPGYPHLDKEARHMARFGLHVSGFNLVNYFSRNADNILIGKFRGGEELGLYDRAYKLLLFPIIQLHNPIGQVIVPLLSRLRFDKEEYLSTYDDALSMVMLACQPGVVFAILLSKPLFRFVLGEHWVGAAPIFSWLGLAGLIQVATATAAWLFLSQGRGQEYFRLGIWTALINVTSFVIGLPWGALGIAMAYTLVNCAIVLPLYAISIGRTGPVTAWSLIETTGPHWIGCLVAAAITRISTISLLDGNSPAELAALLALAYASYLMAITFFAQKRRLAKRVLRNAYRKAKTFSEG from the coding sequence TTGGACAGAGATAGCAAGTCACGGGTCGCAACGAACATCCTGATAACAGGCGGGTCGCAAGCCTGGAAACTCTGCGCCGGCTTTCTCTTGACCATCGTCGCGACGCGAAATCTCGCAGCGTCCGACTTCGGCCTGCTTGCGATGTCTGCGACAACAGCAACGTTCCTCGGGCTCTTCAAGGACCTCGGAGTTGGACAGGCCATCGTTCAGCGCCCGGACATCGCCAAAGGCCAGCTCGATGCGCTGTTCTGGCTGTCGGTGCTCGCCTCAGCGGCATCTGCTCTCGTTCTTGCGTTGAGCGCATATCCTATTGCTCTGCTCTACAATGAGCCCAGGCTCGAGCAACTCACCCTCGCAATTGCCGGGCTCAGCTTCATTGCGGGCCTTCCAGCAGTTCCCGCCGCGCTGCTTGCCAGAGAGAGCCGGTTCAAGGCCTTGGCCATCCTGGATGTCATAGCGACAACCGCTTCCGTAGCGTCAGGGATCATCGCCGTGATCATCTTGAGAGATTATTGGGCGCTTTACCTGTCCACACTCGTTCTGACGCTCTTTTCGACAGTCGGGATCTGGGCCTGTTCGGGCTATCGTCCTGGATATCCCCACTTGGACAAAGAGGCTCGCCATATGGCGCGATTTGGCCTGCACGTATCCGGGTTCAATCTGGTCAACTATTTCTCGAGAAACGCGGACAATATTCTCATCGGAAAATTCCGGGGCGGCGAAGAGCTCGGCCTATATGATCGCGCCTATAAGCTGTTGTTGTTTCCGATCATTCAACTGCACAACCCCATCGGCCAGGTGATTGTCCCTCTTCTTTCGCGGCTTCGTTTCGACAAGGAGGAATATCTGAGCACCTACGATGATGCCCTTTCCATGGTCATGCTTGCATGTCAGCCGGGCGTTGTCTTCGCCATCCTGCTCTCGAAGCCGCTCTTCAGATTTGTCCTTGGAGAGCATTGGGTGGGTGCAGCCCCGATTTTTTCGTGGCTTGGCCTCGCGGGCTTAATCCAGGTCGCGACCGCGACGGCAGCCTGGCTGTTTCTCAGTCAAGGCCGTGGCCAGGAGTACTTCAGGCTTGGCATTTGGACCGCCCTGATCAACGTGACCTCATTCGTTATCGGCCTCCCCTGGGGCGCCCTCGGGATTGCCATGGCGTATACACTGGTGAACTGCGCCATCGTGTTGCCGCTTTACGCGATATCGATCGGTCGCACCGGCCCCGTGACAGCGTGGAGCTTGATCGAAACGACTGGCCCGCATTGGATCGGTTGTCTCGTCGCAGCGGCCATCACCAGAATTTCGACCATCTCGTTGCTGGATGGAAATTCTCCGGCTGAGCTGGCTGCACTGCTGGCGCTTGCCTATGCGTCATATCTCATGGCCATCACCTTCTTCGCGCAAAAAAGGAGACTCGCGAAACGCGTGTTGCGCAACGCTTATCGGAAGGCAAAGACCTTCAGCGAAGGATGA